In Legionella beliardensis, the following are encoded in one genomic region:
- a CDS encoding Rossmann-like and DUF2520 domain-containing protein yields MHTFRFNVIGAGRLGQNLAISLIKTGQASLQAIVSKQFINAKQACLAIKAGHAIACLTDLPPADLIFITTPDDIIAQIALELADKKLVLPGSIIVHCSGVLSSDILRPLQELGCFIANFHPLKAFRKTLLDPAAFSACDCAIEGDEYALNVLATLFNPLGANLVAINPHKKAIYHAAAVLAANHLVTLATQAIELFMAAGIKEQDAKQITTRLIQTSLDNIKHTTDLSAALTGPLVRGDIMTIAKHLKAQENLSTLPLYKLLSLQSLSLTSLSAAKKELLIKMLED; encoded by the coding sequence ATGCACACTTTCCGTTTTAATGTAATTGGCGCTGGCCGTTTAGGCCAAAATCTGGCAATTAGCTTGATTAAAACAGGGCAAGCTTCTCTACAAGCGATTGTAAGTAAGCAATTTATAAATGCTAAACAAGCGTGCTTAGCAATTAAGGCAGGACATGCTATAGCCTGTTTAACAGATTTACCACCAGCAGATTTAATCTTTATTACCACACCTGATGACATCATTGCACAAATCGCTTTAGAACTTGCCGATAAAAAATTAGTGTTACCTGGCAGCATTATCGTTCATTGCAGTGGTGTATTAAGCTCAGATATCTTAAGGCCTTTACAAGAACTAGGGTGTTTTATTGCTAATTTTCATCCTTTAAAAGCGTTTAGAAAAACACTACTTGACCCAGCTGCATTTAGCGCGTGTGATTGCGCAATAGAAGGCGATGAATACGCTTTAAACGTTTTAGCCACCCTTTTTAACCCCTTGGGGGCAAATTTAGTTGCTATTAATCCTCATAAAAAAGCTATTTATCATGCTGCAGCTGTTCTTGCCGCCAACCATTTAGTCACACTAGCAACACAAGCCATTGAACTTTTTATGGCTGCAGGGATAAAAGAGCAAGACGCCAAACAGATAACGACTCGCTTAATACAAACTAGCCTTGATAATATCAAACATACTACTGATCTATCAGCAGCCCTTACCGGCCCTTTAGTCAGAGGTGATATCATGACAATTGCCAAGCATTTAAAAGCACAAGAAAATTTATCAACGTTACCTCTTTATAAACTTTTATCTCTACAAAGCTTATCTTTAACATCTTTATCAGCAGCAAAAAAAGAGTTATTAATAAAGATGTTAGAAGACTAA
- the asd gene encoding archaetidylserine decarboxylase (Phosphatidylserine decarboxylase is synthesized as a single chain precursor. Generation of the pyruvoyl active site from a Ser is coupled to cleavage of a Gly-Ser bond between the larger (beta) and smaller (alpha chains). It is an integral membrane protein.) yields MFTDYLKTLPQYLTPKHTLTNFAGLLAAVKVPMIKNHLIRRFVKKYDVIMSDACEENPLNYACFNDFFIRQLKPGKRPLAAADIVSPVDGVISELGEIKKGQILQAKGRYYTVEEFLACDKQLSDQFISGRFATLYLSPKDYHRVHMPMTATLRHMVYLPGKLFSVQPTTARVVRKLFARNERLVAFYDTEAGLMAMVLVGATIVGAIGTSWLGDLQRAKKQQYFSYLDKPKVLHQGDEMGYFKLGSTVVLLFANGQQVHWLDGLKAGDTIQYGQALGKIITA; encoded by the coding sequence ATGTTTACTGATTACCTAAAAACTTTACCGCAGTATCTTACGCCAAAACATACCTTAACTAATTTTGCAGGCTTGCTTGCGGCAGTTAAAGTCCCTATGATTAAAAATCATTTAATACGTCGTTTTGTAAAAAAATATGACGTAATAATGAGTGATGCCTGTGAAGAAAATCCACTGAATTACGCCTGCTTTAATGACTTCTTTATTAGACAATTAAAGCCAGGTAAAAGGCCTTTAGCAGCGGCAGATATCGTGTCGCCTGTTGATGGAGTAATAAGTGAATTAGGGGAAATTAAAAAAGGCCAGATTCTGCAGGCCAAAGGCCGCTATTATACCGTTGAAGAGTTTTTAGCATGCGATAAACAATTAAGCGACCAATTTATTTCTGGGCGGTTTGCGACTTTGTACTTGTCGCCTAAAGATTATCATCGCGTGCATATGCCAATGACTGCAACGTTGCGCCATATGGTTTACCTACCAGGAAAATTATTTTCAGTCCAACCAACAACTGCTCGTGTTGTGCGTAAGTTATTTGCCCGTAATGAGCGATTAGTTGCCTTTTATGATACTGAGGCAGGTCTTATGGCCATGGTACTCGTTGGGGCAACGATTGTCGGAGCAATTGGTACAAGTTGGTTAGGTGACCTTCAGCGTGCTAAAAAACAGCAGTATTTTAGTTATCTTGATAAACCTAAAGTCTTACATCAAGGTGACGAAATGGGTTACTTTAAGCTAGGATCAACCGTGGTATTGCTTTTTGCTAATGGCCAACAAGTCCACTGGCTTGACGGTTTAAAGGCAGGTGACACGATTCAATACGGACAAGCATTAGGTAAGATAATCACAGCTTAA
- a CDS encoding glycerophosphodiester phosphodiesterase, with amino-acid sequence MILLDLLSKGVDTYFACKPQPKPSTEAINKARLIAHRGAHNNQNACLENTDAAFAKALALGCWGIELDVRATSDQIIVVNHDPTLKRLWKKNLTISALTHKQLCQEAPLLPSLAEIVERYGKKMHLFIEIKAPFSQVDALIEILKPLTPGQDYHLLSLSESLFQLIQTHFPRESLLLVPLYHNVPHFCKVSIEKSYGGVLAHYLLLKAHHIHNLRKARQKVGVGFIDSKNCLYRELNRGIEWIFSNNVEQVSGYLRDLQTN; translated from the coding sequence ATGATATTGCTTGATCTACTTAGCAAAGGGGTTGATACTTATTTTGCTTGCAAACCACAACCTAAACCGTCCACAGAGGCCATCAATAAAGCGCGGCTAATTGCGCATCGCGGTGCCCATAATAATCAAAATGCTTGCTTAGAAAATACGGATGCTGCTTTTGCGAAGGCGTTAGCACTGGGCTGTTGGGGTATTGAGCTTGATGTACGTGCGACCTCTGATCAAATTATTGTTGTTAACCATGATCCAACCTTAAAAAGATTATGGAAAAAAAATTTAACAATTAGTGCACTTACACATAAACAGCTATGTCAAGAAGCACCCTTATTGCCAAGTCTTGCCGAAATCGTAGAACGTTACGGTAAGAAAATGCATTTATTCATTGAAATCAAAGCGCCTTTCTCTCAAGTGGACGCATTAATTGAAATTTTAAAACCGCTTACTCCTGGTCAAGATTACCACTTGCTTTCCTTAAGCGAATCGTTATTTCAGTTAATACAAACACATTTTCCTAGGGAATCTCTATTATTAGTGCCTTTGTATCATAATGTTCCCCATTTTTGTAAAGTAAGTATAGAGAAAAGCTACGGTGGTGTTTTAGCTCATTATCTATTATTAAAAGCGCATCACATTCACAATTTACGTAAAGCTCGGCAAAAAGTAGGTGTTGGTTTTATTGATTCTAAAAATTGCTTATACCGCGAGTTAAATCGCGGCATTGAGTGGATTTTTAGTAATAACGTTGAACAGGTAAGTGGCTATTTACGTGATTTACAGACAAATTAA
- the fumC gene encoding class II fumarate hydratase, translating into MSTTRLESDSMGEIAVAADRYWGAQTERSLHHFNIGRDLMPIEVIHAFGILKKAAALTNVELGKLPEDRAKLIIQAAEEVHKGLLDDHFPLHVWQTGSGTQSNMNVNEVIANRAIELAGGTLGSKTPIHPNDMVNMSQSSNDTFPTAMHIAAALAVHNHLIPEVRRLRDALAAKQDEFKDIVKIGRTHLQDAVPLTLGQEFSGYVAQLDACLHWIENVIPQLFELAIGGTAVGTGLNTHPQFATKVAQHIATITGLPFISAPNKFAALASHEPLVMAHGTLKTLACALMKIANDVRWLGSGPRCGIGELILPENEPGSSIMPGKVNPTQCEAMTMVCTQVLGNDTTVGIAGSQGNFELNVFKPVIIFNFLHSVNLLVDTCHSFREFCVEGLAAHREQIDYYLQHSLMLVTALNQHIGYDKAATIAKTAHHENISLQEAAIKLGFLTAEQFKEYVNPKDMIAPR; encoded by the coding sequence ATGAGCACAACCCGTTTAGAATCCGATAGTATGGGCGAGATTGCTGTTGCAGCTGATCGTTATTGGGGTGCGCAAACTGAGCGCTCTTTACACCATTTTAATATTGGCCGTGATCTTATGCCTATTGAGGTAATCCATGCATTCGGCATTTTAAAAAAAGCAGCGGCCCTTACTAACGTTGAGTTAGGGAAACTACCTGAAGACAGAGCTAAACTAATTATCCAAGCAGCTGAAGAAGTCCATAAAGGCTTATTAGACGATCATTTTCCGTTACATGTTTGGCAGACCGGTAGTGGTACGCAATCAAATATGAATGTCAATGAGGTTATCGCCAATCGAGCCATTGAATTGGCTGGAGGTACGTTAGGTAGTAAAACACCTATTCATCCCAATGACATGGTTAATATGTCGCAGTCATCTAATGATACGTTCCCTACGGCAATGCACATAGCCGCGGCGTTGGCTGTTCATAATCATTTAATACCGGAAGTTCGTCGCCTACGTGATGCATTAGCGGCCAAACAAGATGAATTTAAAGACATTGTCAAAATTGGGCGTACACATTTGCAAGATGCCGTGCCACTTACGCTTGGGCAAGAATTTTCTGGTTATGTTGCTCAACTTGACGCATGCCTGCATTGGATTGAAAATGTTATACCACAATTGTTTGAATTAGCGATAGGTGGTACAGCCGTAGGAACAGGGCTAAATACTCATCCTCAGTTTGCTACTAAAGTAGCACAACACATTGCCACAATTACGGGCTTACCCTTTATTTCAGCCCCTAACAAATTTGCAGCGTTAGCATCACATGAGCCTTTAGTCATGGCACATGGTACCTTAAAAACGCTAGCTTGCGCTTTAATGAAAATTGCTAATGATGTACGCTGGCTTGGTTCTGGCCCACGTTGCGGCATTGGGGAATTAATTTTACCTGAGAATGAACCCGGCTCTTCTATTATGCCAGGTAAAGTTAATCCAACTCAATGCGAAGCCATGACCATGGTTTGTACGCAAGTACTGGGGAATGATACAACAGTTGGTATTGCTGGCAGCCAAGGAAACTTTGAACTGAATGTGTTTAAGCCGGTTATTATTTTTAACTTTTTACACTCTGTAAATCTTTTGGTAGATACTTGCCACTCATTTAGAGAATTTTGTGTAGAAGGCTTAGCCGCTCATCGAGAACAAATTGATTATTACCTGCAGCATTCGTTAATGTTAGTCACTGCATTAAATCAACATATTGGCTATGACAAAGCAGCAACAATCGCTAAAACAGCTCATCATGAAAACATTTCCTTACAAGAAGCGGCCATAAAGCTAGGCTTCTTAACTGCTGAGCAATTTAAAGAGTATGTTAACCCCAAAGATATGATTGCGCCGCGTTAA